The Drosophila nasuta strain 15112-1781.00 chromosome 2R, ASM2355853v1, whole genome shotgun sequence genome segment TGatacttaaattattattttttccacACAGTATTGAGCGAACCGTGCAATAAGGCCACAGAGTGTTTTGTTGAAAAGGATCCTGAGAATGTGGAATGCCGCAATTCCGTCTGTCAGTGCAAGTTTGGTTTCCAGGCCAGCACTGATCAGAAGCAATGCATTCGTGTATtgcccaacaaaaaaagtaattactttaaagaacaaaattatCAAAAGATATTTACTAATCTAACTAACTgctaatatttttcttattttaaaagattcTTCCGGTAGGCCCAGCGCTCTAAAAATCATCACGTTCGTATTGATAGGCTCCGCTTTTCTAATTACCAGCGCCGCTATTAAACAGGCGTACTattaattggaaaataaagATTCCCTTATAAACCATTCCCAATTCCaaaagtttaataatatttaacacaAGAGCTAAACTAATCTAAGATTTAATTGTTAAGCATTgtgaaaaaatagaaaaactcCCTGTgcataaaatactatatataaaatatagtcTATTGATGCCATGCACCTTGGGATTATTGATTTGTAGTTCATGTTTTCTGAGGTGCATGCAGTATTACGAGTACCCAAATGACGCTTGAGCCAAGTGGCGTCCCATAATCTAAATCTATTTATAATACTTAGTAATTATATTAAGTTAATAATTAGaattttaaagcaataattgttgatgatgatgagttgCAAGAGTCGTATGTAGTTAATCGCTTATATCAATAACTACTCTTAAAGCAAGAACCTTACAAAGTATGATTAAACTATTATGTCTAAGCTAATTCAAACGGTTTAAAGgcaaattgtaatatatacTCGTACGCTAATAAATTAAGACTAAAATGCTGTTGTGTTTTAAATTCAAGGATACATAAGTTCCACATTAttacagaaacagaaacatgAGTTTTTGTTAAAAAGTGTTTATTATCatgtatttattacatatCGTGGTTAATGTGTTCTCTCTTTCAGTTGCACCCAGAAATCGGGTGGCGTAATTATTAAACCATTGTTATTCTTGGACAGATCGGGCAGCGAATCACCTGGCGCCAGAGTGTAGTCGAAGTTCTGCAACATGGCTGCAGTCATAAGAAATAACATATTCCTTGCGAAAGTCTCTCCAGCGCAAAGGCGTTTTCCAGCTCCGAAGGGCAGGGACACATCCAACTTAAGGCACAATTTGCCAGCATCATCTAGAAAACGCTCCGGTCTGAAATTCTCAGGATCTTTCCAGATACTCTTGTCCAAGTGATAGGCATACAAGCTTGGTATTATAATTGTGCCCTGTGGAATATGAATTAATGTTATAAACGATCAAAGTTGAAAGTAAATTAAACTTACTTTGGGAATTGTGTAGCCAAGCAGCTGTGTGTCGACTAAAGCCTTATGGGGAATATCTGATGGCACAAGGGTTTCAATGCGAAGATTCTCTCGAATTACGGCCTCTGTGTAAGGCATATTTTTGCGATCCTCGAGCGTTGGTAGGCGACCACAGCCAACTACCTCATCGATCTCACATTGTATGCGCTTGGCAACTTCGGGGTAAAGTAGAAAGTATTGCACCATCAACGACAGCTGCGCACCGATGGCAGTAAAGGCCGGGAATGAGAAGTCTATCAGGCCCATGATGAACTGTTCGCGATTAAAACCCAACTCTTGAGGTGGACACTTGTTCATCTCGTTAATGTACATGTCGACAAAGTTGCGTTCACAACTCTGATCGTAAGTCGCCAAATAACGATCTACAAATTCGGAAAAATATGCATGAACAAATTGGTTGGACTGCATTAATTTCCTATATCCACTCGACTCTGGCCAAATGTATCGTATCCATGGCATAATGCTGAGTAATCTTCCATAATCGTCGGATGCACGTTGAAACTGTAATCCCATTTGAACCAGTTGCACTAACTTGGCCATATCCGCTCGTGACTGTCGCTCGTTGTAGACAATGTGAAAGTGACAGTTGACCGAGAACGGATTGAAAAACAATGGCAATTGTACGCGATAGCCACCAGGTTTAACTAGATGGTGTTCGTGTGGATACCGAGGTCCACATCGAATCAGATCTAGCATATCGGAGATCTCTTCTTTGATGATCAGCTCCAGTTCTTCAAAACGGCGTCCAAATCCGAATTCTCTGAGATAACGCAGAATAAAACGCCGCTGTTCCTTCCAGAGTACGCCTTCTTGAAAGAATATGCCTAAAAAAATTccataaaatactttatgaTCTGTAAAACACTTGAATAGCGATTCAGTACGCTGAAATCGTATCGCTTCTTATCAACAATCTGAGACTAATCGTTTCGAAAAAAGCGAAAGTAATGTGTCAATAAACCAGCAAACAGTGCAATCAATCACTTGACAGATTTCAATTTGgctgtaaaaatatattatcatTGAACCAAGATATGATAGCAAACCTCGAACGCCTTCGCCAGGATCGCGAATTTGACCCACAAATAAGGCAGGTCGTCCATCATAGGCCTggttatttaatatttcgcGAACGCCTTCAGCATTGTGAATAACGGCTACAGGATATTTGCCAACATGTAGTCCAATAATATCAGATTTGTACCATTTGCTTAATGTTAACGCTGCCTTGTGCAGATATTTGTAATTGATAagtaatagaaataaatagcTTCCAAAGCCAGGTATACGCGGAGGACCTGatagaaaaaattttaaataatttatattacccttcaactttaaattttaagcttAATTTACCGGGTGGAAATCCTTTGGGACGATCAGTGGCGTATTTGTAggataaatatataaatgcgAATGCACATATTGCTAGAAGAAATACGGTTAGCATTTTCGACGCGTTACAATTGAAGCTTCAGCAAATACTGATCTTTGCGATTTGTCGATTGACCGATTTTCTGGCACACACTGTGCGATAGCAATTGTCGCTTTCACTATCTGCATGCTATATATGgcaaaataaagaattataaaaacaaattaacgaaCGTCTAGAGTTCGAAATACTTGACATAAATGTAAACAACATTAACGTATAGTATAGAATTGTTAAGGACCGGAAAagacaattttaattactatgttttaatattaattgctAGCCTATACttaaaaatagatttatttttatctagAAATCAATCAAACATTGTCTCATCTGTCTAGAACAAGTTAGAACTATATACTTTGCACTTTCGTTAGATTagtaatatacaataaatacgggaaataaaatatgccaatCATCTCTGAGACTGCGGCGAGGTTAAATCTATCTCAACTATCGATGAGGCTGTAACATTGACGTTTTCTTGGCGTTCGCTTTCTGGATTCCCAACTTGTAGTAGCTGGTTCCACTTATCAGCATAAGGGCTATTGCATTGAATGCGATTCCACAGCATGCTTAAGCCCTTTAAATCGCTCGTGGACACATCGAAGGGTAACCATTGATCTCCGGTGCCTGAAACAGTGACCCCTTTGATCTTGGTAGGCAATTCGCTAGCATTCATAAATATGTTGGTGGCCGCGCATAATACTCGTACACTGCAAGCAAGAAGTGTTGTTTGTAAACATTCCATCTATATAATGATAGTAGTGATAGGTAAACTTACCATCCCCTGTACTGATTGTGTTCTTTTCTCATCTCCGCCAAACGCTCTTGCATAGCATCATTGCGTTGCTTGGCCGCCGTCACTTGTTCTTGGACGGCTTCAACTAGCGCCTCGCACGCTTCCAGATCTTTGCGTCGTTTGAGTGTTATTGCGTTAATCTTTTCATATGCACGCTTCTGTTTCTCAATTGTTTCATTAACTGACGCTATTATAGGTagaaagatttatttattttgatttcatacATAACACACAgaagtcacacacacataccaacATTGTTGCgtacttttgttgtttgtttgacaCACGCATTCATTTGTTCACCCGCTCGCATTTCGTTCTTTAGCATTGTCATGAGACGTTTATTAATA includes the following:
- the LOC132786635 gene encoding probable cytochrome P450 304a1, which produces MLTVFLLAICAFAFIYLSYKYATDRPKGFPPGPPRIPGFGSYLFLLLINYKYLHKAALTLSKWYKSDIIGLHVGKYPVAVIHNAEGVREILNNQAYDGRPALFVGQIRDPGEGVRGIFFQEGVLWKEQRRFILRYLREFGFGRRFEELELIIKEEISDMLDLIRCGPRYPHEHHLVKPGGYRVQLPLFFNPFSVNCHFHIVYNERQSRADMAKLVQLVQMGLQFQRASDDYGRLLSIMPWIRYIWPESSGYRKLMQSNQFVHAYFSEFVDRYLATYDQSCERNFVDMYINEMNKCPPQELGFNREQFIMGLIDFSFPAFTAIGAQLSLMVQYFLLYPEVAKRIQCEIDEVVGCGRLPTLEDRKNMPYTEAVIRENLRIETLVPSDIPHKALVDTQLLGYTIPKGTIIIPSLYAYHLDKSIWKDPENFRPERFLDDAGKLCLKLDVSLPFGAGKRLCAGETFARNMLFLMTAAMLQNFDYTLAPGDSLPDLSKNNNGLIITPPDFWVQLKERTH
- the LOC132784563 gene encoding kinetochore protein Spc25 — encoded protein: MAQQQFDINKRLMTMLKNEMRAGEQMNACVKQTTKVRNNVASVNETIEKQKRAYEKINAITLKRRKDLEACEALVEAVQEQVTAAKQRNDAMQERLAEMRKEHNQYRGCVRVLCAATNIFMNASELPTKIKGVTVSGTGDQWLPFDVSTSDLKGLSMLWNRIQCNSPYADKWNQLLQVGNPESERQENVNVTASSIVEIDLTSPQSQR